One Ictalurus punctatus breed USDA103 chromosome 10, Coco_2.0, whole genome shotgun sequence genomic region harbors:
- the LOC108270651 gene encoding hydroxycarboxylic acid receptor 2-like, whose protein sequence is MSNSSVCCAFESPTLKQVLPPVLFIEFIFGLTGNVMALAMFALHMESWKPNSIYLAHLAVADSVVLFCLLFRADYYRRGQNWIFGDAFCRILLFLLAANRAAGIFFLTAVAVDRYLKIVHPLHRINRMNLSYAMWVSAGLWAVIIAMTAYLLGSPHFFIVGSHIQCESFNICLDNGPLSIWHNTFYVLQFCVPGSIIIYCTACITWQLKTKTMDTTGKIKRAVQFIFVVAMVFLVSFFPSTASRVAVWILKAWYQECSYFSEANLAFYTSVCFTYLNSMLNPLVYYFSTPAFSGIIQKFFRRLTGQKEEVTSGNTSVSTVASE, encoded by the coding sequence ATGTCAAACTCCTCGGTTTGTTGTGCTTTTGAGTCCCCCACTTTAAAGCAGGTCCTCCCCCCTGTACTGTTTATAGAATTCATTTTTGGCCTCACAGGGAATGTTATGGCCCTTGCCATGTTTGCTTTACACATGGAGAGCTGGAAGCCTAACTCCATCTACCTGGCACATCTGGCTGTGGCCGACTCAGTGGTGCTGTTCTGCCTGCTATTCAGAGCCGACTACTACCGCAGGGGCCAGAACTGGATCTTTGGAGATGCCTTCTGCCGCATCCTGCTCTTCCTCCTTGCAGCGAACAGGGCCGCTGGCATCTTCTTCCTCACTGCTGTGGCTGTCGACCGTTACCTGAAAATTGTGCATCCACTTCATCGCATAAATCGGATGAACCTGAGTTACGCCATGTGGGTCTCTGCAGGCTTATGGGCAGTTATTATAGCCATGACAGCCTACTTGCTGGGCTCACCACACTTTTTCATCGTCGGCAGCCACATTCAGTGCGAGAGCTTCAACATATGCTTGGACAACGGTCCGCTTTCAATATGGCACAACACCTTTTATGTGCTCCAGTTCTGTGTGCCAGGCAGCATCATCATCTACTGCACAGCCTGTATTACATGGCAGCTGAAAACCAAGACAATGGACACCACAGGCAAAATCAAGAGGGCTGTCCagttcatttttgttgttgccaTGGTGTTCCTTGTCAGCTTCTTTCCAAGCACTGCCTCACGGGTCGCTGTTTGGATCCTGAAGGCCTGGTACCAGGAGTGTTCATACTTCAGTGAGGCAAATCTGGCATTTTATACTTCAGTCTGCTTCACCTATTTAAATAGTATGCTAAATCCTCTGGTTTACTACTTTTCCACTCCTGCATTCAGTGGTATCATCCAGAAATTTTTCAGGAGACTTACAGGGCAAAAAGAAGAGGTGACTTCAGGGAACACAAGTGTGTCTACAGTAGCAAGTGaataa